The following DNA comes from Streptomyces sp. NBC_00690.
CGGGCCGGACACAGTGGACACAGCGGGATCCGTTTCTCGATCGTCACAGTGGGGGCTGGCCGGACGGCCAGGAGGCGGTCGCTCGGCCTCCACGGGAGGAAGCCCCTCGGGTTTTCGACCGGTCGGTGACCCTCCCGATCAGGAGCCCTGCCACAACCGCGGTACGGCACCGGCCCCGCCTCACGCCTACCCCCGAGCGCCTCCGTCAAGTAAAAAGAATTTCGCACACCCATTCGTCGATAAGCTGACTATTTCTTTCGGATTTCGACCGTGGGTAATGGGTGAAGGAAACTTTCCTGTTCGAATTCCTAGTCGTTAGCCTGCCTGGCGACGGGGGCGAGAAGTGCTCTCGGGGGACTCGTAAGGTGAGGTAAGAAATGTCAGCCACCGATGAATATCTGGTGAACAACGAGACATACGCGCAATCCTTTGGTGGGCCGCTCGCGCTACCGCCTGCCCGTCGGCTCGCCGTGGTCGCGTGTATGGACGCCCGACTGAACATCTATGCGCTGCTGGGGCTTCGGGACGGCGATGCCCATGTGATCCGGAACGCCGGAGGCGTCGTCACGCAGGACACCATCCGCTCACTGGTCATCAGCCAACGGCTGCTGGGCACCCGGAGGATCATGCTGATCCACCACACCGACTGCGGAATGCTCACCTTCACCGACGATGATTTCAAGCGCGAGATCGAGAAAGAGGAAGGAATCCGCCCGCACTGGGCTCCGGAGGCATTCACCGATCTGGAGGACGACGTTCGGCAATCGGTTCGACGGATTCAGGTGGACC
Coding sequences within:
- a CDS encoding beta-class carbonic anhydrase — translated: MSATDEYLVNNETYAQSFGGPLALPPARRLAVVACMDARLNIYALLGLRDGDAHVIRNAGGVVTQDTIRSLVISQRLLGTRRIMLIHHTDCGMLTFTDDDFKREIEKEEGIRPHWAPEAFTDLEDDVRQSVRRIQVDPFVTHTDAIRGFVFNVKSGLLKEVK